One segment of Niabella beijingensis DNA contains the following:
- a CDS encoding LutC/YkgG family protein, which yields MIRSAKDTVLKKIREALSQPTPIPFPKSEGQSMVYVPLHQELEVEFAERFTALQGRFAFCLSNKELVSQFSTLLSHTGWQKIYCQEPELAVLIGQQLEISSNPADLANCDVAITGCEYLVARTGSIVMSAAQLSGRKTSVYAPVHVCIAYTSQLVFDVKDALEGIKERYGDTLPSLITFATGPSRTADIEKTLVVGVHGPKEVFVFLIDDTSE from the coding sequence GTGATCCGATCGGCCAAAGATACCGTACTAAAAAAGATCCGGGAGGCGCTGAGCCAGCCCACACCGATCCCTTTTCCCAAAAGTGAAGGACAATCAATGGTATATGTTCCCCTGCACCAGGAGCTGGAAGTGGAATTTGCCGAGCGCTTTACCGCGCTTCAGGGGCGGTTTGCCTTTTGCCTGAGCAATAAAGAACTGGTAAGCCAGTTCAGTACCCTGCTTTCCCATACAGGATGGCAAAAGATCTATTGCCAGGAACCGGAACTGGCCGTGCTGATCGGGCAGCAGCTCGAAATCAGCAGCAACCCCGCCGATCTTGCTAACTGTGATGTGGCCATAACCGGCTGCGAATACCTTGTGGCCCGTACAGGCAGTATTGTAATGAGCGCTGCACAACTAAGCGGACGTAAAACAAGCGTGTATGCCCCTGTCCATGTTTGCATCGCCTATACCAGTCAGCTAGTTTTTGATGTAAAGGACGCCCTGGAAGGCATCAAAGAGCGTTATGGCGACACGCTTCCGTCGCTTATCACCTTTGCCACCGGACCCAGCCGTACCGCGGATATAGAGAAGACGCTTGTGGTAGGAGTACACGGACCGAAGGAAGTTTTTGTTTTTTTAATAGACGATACCAGCGAATAA
- a CDS encoding sulfatase family protein codes for MRIVTMLLKKIALCCLLLVAGRQACTQQRAGTRPNIIYILTDDLGIGDVKYYNAKGRINTPHIDRIGQEGMVFNDVHSSSAVCTPSRYSIVTGRYAWRSRLAKGVLHGFDKPLIDSSRLTVARLLQQNGYTTACIGKWHLGLGWDIIKDGKTPQVNYSKPITGGPNALGFDYFYGIAASLDMPPYVFIENDHTISIPDTIKKWGREGPAAADFEAVNCLPELTKKAVTYIREKAQGQKPFFLYFTMPSPHTPVVPSDQFKGKSGVTEYGDYVMETDWAVGELLKAVDDGKISDNTMIVFTSDNGFAPYVLKTWNVEAEGHYPSMNYRGYKADIWEGGHRIPFLVKWPGSVKAGSSCNNTVCLSDFMATVAGILGKPLPDNAAEDSYNILPYLTGRSAGEIREATVHHSIDGNFAIRQGKWKLELCPGSGGWTAPRNAEAFKQGLPVTQLYDLSQDIREQHNVQAAYPEVEKKLMKLLQRYIDNGRSTPGTPQKNDTPVDLWKKVYTAR; via the coding sequence GTGAGGATCGTTACCATGCTATTAAAAAAGATCGCGCTGTGTTGTCTTCTGCTTGTTGCCGGAAGGCAGGCATGCACACAGCAACGGGCGGGTACCAGGCCCAATATCATTTATATCCTGACAGATGATCTGGGGATCGGGGATGTAAAATATTACAATGCAAAGGGAAGGATCAACACCCCCCATATTGACAGGATCGGCCAGGAGGGAATGGTCTTCAACGATGTGCATTCATCCTCGGCAGTCTGTACTCCTTCCCGGTACAGTATTGTTACAGGGCGGTATGCCTGGCGCAGCCGCCTGGCAAAGGGCGTACTGCATGGTTTTGATAAACCGCTGATCGACTCCTCACGGCTAACGGTTGCCCGCCTGCTACAACAAAATGGTTATACGACCGCCTGTATCGGTAAATGGCATCTGGGACTGGGCTGGGATATTATAAAGGACGGAAAGACGCCGCAGGTGAACTACAGCAAACCAATTACCGGTGGTCCGAATGCGCTGGGGTTTGACTATTTCTACGGCATCGCCGCTTCACTGGATATGCCGCCCTATGTTTTTATTGAGAATGATCATACCATCAGTATTCCGGACACGATAAAAAAATGGGGAAGGGAAGGGCCTGCTGCTGCTGACTTTGAGGCGGTGAACTGTTTGCCGGAGCTTACAAAAAAAGCAGTAACCTATATCCGGGAGAAGGCACAGGGACAAAAGCCGTTCTTTCTTTACTTCACTATGCCCTCCCCGCATACACCGGTTGTTCCGTCGGATCAGTTCAAAGGAAAAAGCGGGGTGACGGAATATGGGGATTATGTGATGGAAACGGACTGGGCAGTGGGCGAATTGTTAAAAGCAGTGGATGATGGAAAGATCTCAGACAATACGATGATCGTTTTCACCAGTGATAACGGGTTTGCTCCTTATGTATTAAAAACATGGAATGTGGAAGCAGAAGGACATTATCCCAGTATGAATTACAGGGGCTATAAAGCGGATATATGGGAAGGGGGACACCGGATCCCGTTTCTGGTGAAATGGCCGGGAAGCGTCAAAGCAGGAAGTAGTTGTAACAATACGGTTTGTCTGAGCGATTTTATGGCAACGGTGGCCGGCATCCTTGGTAAACCCTTGCCGGATAATGCCGCTGAAGACAGCTATAATATCCTGCCGTATTTAACCGGCCGTTCTGCCGGGGAAATCAGGGAAGCCACCGTTCATCATTCGATTGACGGCAATTTCGCCATCCGCCAGGGAAAATGGAAGCTGGAGCTTTGTCCGGGCTCCGGTGGCTGGACCGCACCGCGGAATGCGGAAGCGTTTAAACAGGGATTACCTGTTACACAGCTTTATGACCTGTCGCAGGATATCCGCGAGCAACACAATGTACAGGCAGCTTATCCGGAAGTGGAGAAAAAATTAATGAAACTGTTACAGCGATATATCGATAATGGAAGAAGCACACCCGGCACACCCCAGAAAAATGACACGCCGGTGGATCTCTGGAAAAAGGTTTATACGGCCAGGTAA
- a CDS encoding SIMPL domain-containing protein, which produces MRYITFTAAAALLFAACNTTPQQDKIRVTGEGKVRVMPDQVILTISVLFTQPRMADAVKMTQETVDSVSAILEQFGKKEQDIKTSSISANKSYDYNSGTPRFTGYQAEQTIDFVLNDINRFTALTGRLLETRINSIARIQFSHSRADSIFREADLLAYDDALKSARKLCARAEVKLGKLLYVSNNEAIAGYNDNGYSSEERINTYAKAYGGRGFKISPEVIEFRRNITSEFAIKN; this is translated from the coding sequence ATGAGATACATAACGTTTACTGCTGCCGCAGCATTGCTTTTTGCTGCCTGCAACACTACTCCGCAACAGGATAAGATACGGGTGACGGGCGAAGGAAAGGTACGCGTAATGCCGGACCAGGTTATCCTTACTATCAGTGTGCTGTTTACCCAACCCAGGATGGCCGATGCTGTTAAAATGACCCAGGAAACAGTGGACTCTGTATCCGCGATCCTGGAACAATTCGGGAAAAAGGAACAGGATATTAAAACCAGCAGCATATCCGCAAATAAAAGTTATGACTATAACAGCGGAACGCCCCGCTTTACGGGTTACCAGGCAGAGCAGACCATTGATTTTGTATTGAATGATATCAACAGGTTTACTGCGCTTACCGGAAGATTGCTGGAGACAAGGATCAACAGTATCGCCCGGATACAATTCAGTCATTCCAGGGCAGACAGTATATTCCGGGAGGCGGATCTGCTGGCCTACGACGATGCACTGAAATCGGCCCGGAAATTATGTGCCAGGGCGGAAGTGAAGCTGGGAAAGCTGCTTTATGTATCCAATAATGAAGCGATTGCCGGCTATAATGATAATGGCTATTCCAGCGAAGAACGAATCAATACCTATGCCAAGGCCTATGGTGGCAGGGGCTTTAAGATCTCCCCCGAGGTGATCGAGTTCCGGCGGAACATCACATCCGAATTTGCCATTAAAAACTGA
- a CDS encoding UDP-2,3-diacylglucosamine diphosphatase, translating to MQAGKNIYFLSDFHLGVPSYESSLEREKMLVRFLDEIKGSADTIFIVGDMFDFWYEYRHVVPRGYVRILGKLAELADSGIRLHFFVGNHDMWMKDYFQQELNMPVYFEPKEFAWNGKQFLIGHGDGLGPGDHGYKRLKKVFRNPVCQWLFGVLPPVIGIGVANYMSRKSRAKTGTSEEVFLGADREWLITYCKEQLQKKQYDFFIFGHRHLPIDFRLTSSSRYINLGDWITFFTYAVFDGRDVQLRSYIPGKEEKIIRG from the coding sequence TTGCAGGCAGGTAAAAATATTTATTTTCTTTCGGATTTCCACCTGGGCGTTCCGTCCTATGAAAGCAGCCTGGAGCGGGAAAAAATGCTGGTCCGGTTCCTGGACGAAATAAAGGGCAGCGCGGATACCATTTTCATCGTGGGCGATATGTTCGATTTCTGGTACGAGTACCGGCATGTAGTGCCCCGGGGTTATGTGCGCATTTTGGGAAAGCTGGCCGAGCTGGCAGACAGTGGCATCCGGCTGCATTTTTTTGTGGGCAACCACGATATGTGGATGAAGGACTATTTTCAGCAGGAGCTGAACATGCCCGTTTATTTTGAGCCGAAAGAATTCGCCTGGAATGGCAAACAATTCCTTATAGGCCATGGCGATGGTCTGGGGCCGGGCGATCATGGTTATAAACGCCTCAAAAAGGTATTCCGGAACCCCGTCTGCCAGTGGCTATTCGGCGTACTTCCTCCCGTGATCGGTATTGGCGTAGCCAATTATATGAGCCGTAAAAGCCGGGCCAAGACCGGCACTTCAGAAGAAGTATTCCTGGGTGCGGACCGTGAATGGCTGATTACTTACTGTAAGGAACAGCTGCAGAAAAAACAGTACGATTTTTTTATTTTCGGACACCGCCATTTGCCCATCGACTTTCGTCTTACCAGCAGCAGCCGTTATATTAACCTGGGCGACTGGATCACATTTTTTACCTATGCGGTGTTTGACGGCCGGGATGTTCAGCTGCGCTCCTATATACCTGGTAAAGAAGAAAAAATAATCCGAGGATGA
- a CDS encoding gamma-glutamylcyclotransferase family protein, whose translation MQSNYLFVYGSLLSGFKSPAYEYMARYFELVGPATASGTLYDLGDYPAAIPDNSGRTITGELYRIRSKHELSYALAQLDGYEGLNPEAGETADYKRELCSIRRNDEQVEAWVYWFSHEIKDKPVVESGNVLDYLNSRR comes from the coding sequence ATGCAAAGCAATTATCTTTTTGTTTACGGCTCCCTGTTAAGCGGGTTCAAAAGTCCCGCATACGAATACATGGCACGCTATTTTGAATTGGTCGGACCGGCCACCGCATCCGGCACCCTTTACGATCTGGGCGATTACCCCGCAGCCATCCCGGACAATTCGGGCAGGACGATCACCGGGGAACTGTACCGGATCCGCAGCAAACACGAGTTGTCTTATGCCCTTGCCCAGCTGGACGGGTATGAAGGCCTCAACCCTGAAGCGGGAGAAACGGCCGATTATAAACGGGAGTTGTGCAGCATCCGACGCAATGACGAGCAGGTGGAGGCCTGGGTATACTGGTTCAGCCACGAGATAAAAGATAAACCTGTTGTTGAATCGGGCAATGTGCTGGATTACCTCAATTCCCGGCGATAA